Proteins from a single region of Haloterrigena alkaliphila:
- a CDS encoding DUF7511 domain-containing protein, translating into MTVNEAPIPDDGQTDDAPLELLTDDEDVWTAVPADATGDERVSKWLSIDADTLCDLEEWR; encoded by the coding sequence ATGACGGTGAACGAGGCCCCGATCCCCGACGACGGCCAGACCGACGACGCACCGCTCGAGTTGCTCACCGACGACGAGGACGTCTGGACGGCCGTCCCCGCCGACGCTACCGGCGACGAACGGGTGAGCAAGTGGCTCTCGATCGACGCCGACACGCTCTGCGACCTCGAGGAGTGGCGCTAG
- a CDS encoding geranylgeranylglycerol-phosphate geranylgeranyltransferase: MTAGETGRGLLELTRPVNVIAASVLTAIGSFVAGGITEEPVAVAAAVAATGLAVGAGNAINDYFDREIDRINQPDRPIPRGAVSPRGALAFSLVCFGASVALAVTLPLAALAIAGINLVALVAYTEVFKGLPGVGNALVAYLVGSTFLFGAAAVGQMAPAVVLFLLSAIATLTREIVKDVEDLEGDREEGLNTLPIAIGERPALWVATGLLLVGVVASPLPYLLEYFDEAYLAVVVPAVAIMCYGAYESFADPTAGQRYLKYGMFLAAVAFIVGRAATMVAIA, from the coding sequence ATGACAGCGGGCGAGACGGGCCGCGGGTTGCTCGAGTTGACGCGGCCGGTGAACGTGATCGCGGCGAGCGTTCTGACGGCTATCGGGTCGTTCGTCGCCGGCGGGATCACCGAGGAACCGGTCGCGGTCGCGGCGGCGGTCGCCGCCACGGGACTCGCGGTCGGGGCCGGAAACGCGATCAACGACTACTTCGACCGGGAGATCGACCGGATCAACCAGCCCGACAGGCCGATCCCCCGCGGCGCGGTGAGCCCGCGCGGCGCGCTCGCGTTCAGTCTCGTCTGTTTCGGCGCCTCCGTCGCGCTCGCGGTCACGCTCCCGCTGGCGGCGCTCGCCATCGCCGGGATCAACCTCGTCGCGCTGGTGGCCTACACCGAGGTCTTCAAGGGACTGCCCGGGGTCGGGAACGCGCTGGTGGCCTACCTCGTCGGGAGCACGTTCCTCTTCGGCGCCGCCGCGGTGGGCCAGATGGCGCCCGCGGTCGTCCTCTTTCTCCTCTCGGCGATCGCGACGCTGACCCGCGAGATCGTCAAGGACGTGGAGGACCTCGAGGGCGACCGCGAGGAGGGGCTGAACACGCTGCCGATCGCGATCGGCGAACGGCCCGCGCTGTGGGTCGCGACCGGCCTCCTTCTCGTCGGCGTCGTCGCGAGCCCCCTGCCGTATCTCCTCGAGTACTTCGACGAGGCGTATCTGGCCGTGGTGGTGCCGGCCGTCGCGATCATGTGTTACGGCGCCTACGAGAGTTTCGCGGATCCGACGGCCGGCCAGCGATACCTCAAGTACGGGATGTTTCTGGCCGCTGTCGCGTTTATCGTCGGCCGTGCAGCGACGATGGTAGCGATCGCGTGA
- a CDS encoding RAD55 family ATPase, protein MYDLADALPDAEIDPGTNLLIAGPPLTGKRELAFDILANGANRGDGSIVVTTKDSADKILETFTETVDAGTEPDVGVVDCVTKQRGIGTVDADPRIKYASSPVDMTGIGIKLSEFLQEFYEGRGLTENRVLLHSVSTLLMYSDLQTVFRFLHVFTGRIQSADAMGLYVIDSTAHDDQTMNTLKQLFDAVIELEEADDGEEPEIRTAGLSR, encoded by the coding sequence ATGTATGACCTCGCAGACGCCCTCCCGGACGCCGAAATCGATCCCGGGACGAACCTGCTCATCGCGGGCCCGCCGCTGACCGGCAAGCGCGAGCTCGCCTTCGACATTCTCGCGAACGGCGCCAATCGGGGCGACGGTTCGATCGTCGTCACGACCAAGGACAGCGCCGACAAGATCCTCGAGACCTTCACCGAGACGGTCGATGCGGGCACCGAGCCGGACGTCGGCGTCGTCGACTGCGTGACGAAACAGCGCGGGATCGGCACCGTCGACGCCGACCCGCGGATCAAGTACGCGTCCTCGCCGGTCGACATGACCGGCATCGGGATCAAGCTCTCCGAGTTCCTCCAGGAGTTCTACGAGGGCCGCGGACTGACCGAGAACCGCGTCCTGCTTCACTCGGTCTCGACGCTGCTCATGTACTCCGATCTGCAGACCGTGTTCCGGTTCCTCCACGTCTTCACCGGCCGCATCCAGAGCGCCGACGCCATGGGCCTGTACGTCATCGACTCGACGGCCCACGACGACCAGACCATGAACACGCTCAAACAGTTGTTCGACGCCGTCATCGAACTCGAGGAAGCGGACGACGGCGAGGAGCCCGAGATTCGGACCGCCGGCCTCTCGCGATAA